CTTGGTTTTGGGCCAGTTTTTATCAGCCATTGGGgtggttttgtcacacagacctggcaaccctgcatCCGCTCTTGAAACTTgccaatgaccggcaaatgccAGCTAACAGAAACTCAGGCTTTGTCCCACCTGAAAAGACATGTAGAGCCTTGGATGGCTTAAGGACAGTTTGCTTGATGCTGCCTGAAATGAGAAATCAGATATGAGATGCTTGGCAAGGAACAGCTTAGAGAGCTGCTATGTCCCTACTGCCACCTGAAAAGAGATGCATGGCAAGCAAGTGCTGACAAGGGGTGGACATATCCATACTCATAGTAACACAAATACAgaatatttttgtcagtttgtttagCCCATATGATGCAATGCAAGCTAGCAACTGTTTAGTCTGTttgttttgcccatttgttGCGATGCAGGCTAGCAACCATTTAGTTACAGTTTGTTTAGCTATTGATGTGATACAATTTTGCATCCGTTTAATCACAGTTTGTTAAGCCCCTTTGATTCATTATGAGCTAGAAACTTTCAGCTACCAGTGATTAGCCttatttgatttaataaaagGCATGCAATTGTTCACCACaattcattttactttattttatgtgATGCCAAGCTAGCAACGGTTTAGTTGTTTGTTTAGCCCATTGGATGCGATGCAATGCAGGCAGTGGCGGAGCTAGACAGTTTTGATAGGGGTGgccagactgagaccaaagcTCAGAAACGGGGTGGCACAAAAAcggatatcttttttttttcccctaccTGTGAACTCTTCTATGGCAGCGGGAAACAGAGCTGCAAattgtgactgcaaacaacctatcaacctaaatgatttaaaaagaatctGAGCAGCTGCTGGCAGTCAAACCTGCAGTGTTTCAGAACCTAGAAAAGCGCAAAATCAACACCAGCTCATTTAGCCACTCTCAGCATAAACATGACTAAactttcacaacacaaaaacttgcttattcagttgaaataattattACCTCccccaaggaggttatgtgattggcagggtttgttagttagttagtttgttagcaacataactcaaaaagttgtggatggattttgatgacattttcaggaaatgtcagaaatggcataggaagaactgactagattttgggagtgatccggatcactgtctggatccaggaattttttaaaggattcctagggctaatggcggaggtctgcactcttcGAGTGGTTTTCTAGTTTATGAAATTGTATCTGTCACATCATTTAGTATTCAGTTGATATTATTCTGTTATTCAATCAGAGCTTGTCtgctaaaacaaaacttttataTCATTTGACTGCCCGAGTAAACGTCCACGTCTATAGTCCAATCATGGATGACCCTCTGTCTCTCatcttaatacatttttatccaAAGATCTGTGGACTGATCCACAGTTCACAGCACACATGCCCACGTTAGTAGCGGTGGGACTAATGTTAATCAAATATGCCAAAACAGACAGCAGAAAGACTGAACCCACAGCCTGCAGCTCACATGTCAGAATTCACTGAATGATCTGCTGATAGCTTGTTTTTACTATGGACTGCCAAAATAAAAAGCTCATGTTAAGGCACGGCGgccaaatttataattaaaacatCGTCTTACCTTAATAGAGCAGTATGTGACACTATGACATGGATGAACTGCTGTTTCTCTCAGGGCTGTCTCGTTTGTCCTGCTGTGATTCAGGTACCCAGTGATAGCAGCCTGCTAGCAGGTGTTGCTAACTCTTCATCTCAGCTCTCAGAGGTGCCGAATCTTTTTCTAGCAGGATCTGGCCCAAATTAAGCTCTGGCATCCTCCTCCTGTACCCATCTCCACTCAGAGCGCACAGGcacagcttcttcttcttctgtagTTGTGTTGGTGGTTGATATTCATGCATTAAGTGCATTACCGCCACCATCTGGATAACTGTTTGTTTGAGGTGCTGTTGAAATGCATCCATATGGGAACACCTGCATCCAAAAATGGTTCTGCATTAAAGTTGAGAAGAGTAAAGTAAAGCAGTGGCCGGGGGAGTGGCCAAAGATTAATCTGTGGTGGCCTTGGCCACCATTGGCCCCCCTGGCTCCGCCTCGGATGCAGGCTAGCAACCATTTAGTCACAGTTTATTTAGCCAATTGGATGTGATGCGAGGCAATGCTATGCAGGTTAGCAACCATTTAGTCACAGTTTGTTTAGCCCATTTGATGTGATGCGATGTGAGCTAGCAACTGTTTAGTCACAGTTGTTTAGCAATTGATGCGATACAATTTAGCATCTGTTTAATCACAGATTGTTTAGCCCCTTTGATGCAATATGATCCAGCAACTTTCAGCCACCAGTGATTAACCTTATGTATACAATGCATAGCTGCCATTTGTTAGCCACAGTTTGTTTTACCTTACTTTGACACCAAGCTAGCAACTGTTTAGACACCAGCCAAGCTAGCAGCTGTGTAGCTAAAGTTTGTTTTACCCTGCTTCCTGCAATTCCTAGCTAGCAGCCATTTAGCCAAGGCttgttttaacttgttttatGCAATGCAAATCTGGCAACTGTtgaatcagtttgttttccttAATTTAGTATAAAACCAAGTGACGAACTGTTTAGTCATACTTTGCTTAGCCCCTTTGACGTGATATGAGCTTGAAACTTTTAGCCCCCACTGTTTAACATTATTTGATGCAAAGCACATATGGAAACAGTTCGGccaaagtttattttatttatagtttatttattttatgcaaTGCAACTTTTAGCTAGTTTGTTTAACTGCTGTTGGGAGATGTGAAGCCAGCGGTAGCTTAAGGACAGTTTGCTTAGCTCCACCAGAAATGAAACACCCAGGATTTTAGTTAACTTACAGTATTGTTGATCATACTGCAAGCTGtcatatttattaatttatcaaTTTTTCACTCCCTTGATTCTTGTGTTTATGACTGGCTTAGATGGTTGCTTAGACCCACCAAACATTAGATATTAGTTAGCAATAGCTTATCAGCAGGTTGCTCAATCTTGATAGAGTTTGAGTGGTTGCACACAGAAAGTACTTATTTGGATGCTTGTAGTTAGTGATGAGAGCAAATGGCGAAAACCCTCGGGGATAGTTTGCTTAGTCCCACATCAGATGAGATGCACAGCCAGCAGTTTACTTGGCCCCACTTGCATTTTGTAATACTTACAAATAGCATAACCCTGTATGGGACAAAGGAATGTTTAGGTCAGCATTGGGACTGCAGTACTGAGATCTAGAATGACATGCAGAATATGTATGAGCAatctttggctttttaattaattaattaatttactttttgtgACCCAACATAATTCGTTTAGGTGGGACTTCCACACACCACCACCAGTAATATGCAATTTGCAAAACTATGTGCTgacaatttttgtttttgttaattttatttatttatttatttacatattgCAAAGGCCAAAGTGAAAATTAAAGTCATGACAGAATATGTTAACATGAGCAATGACTGCAATATTGCTTCCATAAATAGGTGTACATATTAGTGGATTAGTTCTGGATTTTTTAGaactttgtttttataattaattgattaatttattttaagagCCTTAATACTTACCAGGTGGGAAGCAACATGGTGACAACAGGAATACCTTGAGCaagattttttcaaatctttattattatttttattattattattatggtaGAGGCTAAGCCAGTGCTTGCAGCCCCTGAGGTGCTTCACTGGGATTGACGCGCCAACAAACTTTACTGCATCTGATGAAGAGTCCATGACAATAGCTTGCATTTAAATAATCTGTGGATTTATTGCTTCAAAACTTCTTTGTGCTGATACAAGCTGTAATCCAACATTCATCCAACACAGACAAACAACTTACTATACCGGCTTCTTCAGCGGTCAAAAACTGTTTTACTTCTGGGCGGAACAGCTGCCCGGACAAAGATTGGTTCCTATTTATAAAGTAGCGCTCAATGGCTCCAACAATTACAATAATACCCATGGTGAATGAGCAGTAGGATGACTTCACATAATGACAAATGTACGTTGGCAATGACGTAATGAAATTGATTGAATCAAAGAATAGAGATTCTATCAGCAGACTGCACTATTGCAGTCAGATGGACTGTTAAATGAATTTCAACAATTCAGAAATGACCAAGGCTGTAGCAATTAGTAGAATGTGTTTGCCCCATGTTTAAGGCCTGCAGTAACTGGATATGTGTGATACTTCCATCTATAACCTGAAACGTGAGACTGATCAGAATGTAATTCTTAAGTTAGACATGATACtgaacataaaaacaagaacaaagcagtgaaagtaaggctatacaccgctttccacattattatgcaaatgacatttttatcttttttcctaaatattaatgcaaatgacagaatatttttcaagtcatcagccattagagcataattcagatgttttgcAACAAACTTCATAttgataaccattatttaaaaaaataaaaacacattattcacattattatgcaaaacagttttcaaagattttataggttgtaaagaactactgaaaatggtcattcattgaatttgcagcattaggaggtcatatttattgaaatcaaaagctatttcaatcaaaacatcttaacaggccaagttacatgttaacataggaccccttctttaatatcaccttcacaattcctGCATCCATCGAACTTGCGAGTTTTTGGCGAGTTTCTGtatgaatttctttgcaggatgtcagaatagcctcccagggctgctgttttgatgtgaactgccttccaccctcatagatctttagctttaggatgctccaaaggttgtcaatagggttgaggtcaggggaagatgggggccacaccatgagtttctctccttttatgcccatagcagccaatggcacagaggtattctttgcagcatgagatggtgcattgtcatgcatgaagataattttgctaaaTAGTCACTGCTCTCCTTTTTGTAcaatggaagaaagtggtcagtcactttatgtaccatggaagaaagtggtcagtcagaaactatatactttgccaaggtcattttcacaccttcagggaccctagggggcctatcagctctctcctcatggatccggcccagaacatgactctgccacctccttgctgatgacACAGCCTTATTGGggcatggtggccatccaccaaccatccactactcctccatctagaccatccagggttgcacagcactcatcagtaaaaaagacaatttgaaaatgagtcttcatgtattgcTGGGCCTattgcaaccatttctgctcatgagcattggttaggggtggctgaatagtaggtttatacatgactgcaagcctctggaggatcctacatcttgaggttggtgggactccagaggaaTCAGCAGCTGCAactacctgtttgctgctttgtaatgatattttagcagctgctctcttaatccagtgtcttctatgttaacatgtaactttgcctgttaagatgtttttgattgaaacagcttttgatttaagtaaatatgacctcctaatgctgcaaattcaatgaatgaccattttcagtagttctttacaacctataaaatcttttaaaactctgttttgcataatatgtggaacagtgcattttgaagtttttatttaaaaaacaaataatggttatcattatgacgTTTGTTCAAAAACCAAAACATCTGAATGATGCCccaacggctgatgacttgaaaaatattctgtcatttgcattaatatttaggaaaaaaagataaaaatgtaatttgcatcataatgtggaaagcggtgtaaagACAAATCATGGTTAAAGCCTACATGTTATTGACACCATGAAATACAGAGcgtatgatatatatatatatatctatgtatgtatgtatgtatgtatgtattcgTATAATACAGAGAGTATGATACGACAACGCAGATTAAAGTGGGACTTGCTTTTGAAGGAATGCAGTTTTTTGTGAGTGCAGCAGTTAATAGGTAGCTGAATGCTTAGTCAGTATCTTACACCACTGACAAGGACAGATTTTATTATTCCAAAAAATGGAGAGCTTTGATTTGGCTGTACATGCAAATGAAACCAGCTGCAGTACAATAACCATGCCACATAAATGTAATTCAGGGGAATGCAGCTGTGCACAATGGTGTTGCAAAAGAAATAACCATTATTACTTGCTGATACATTTATACATTAGCGATGCAGAAGGCAAGCAGTGCTATTGTTTTTGCTATTTAGTGTATTCCGAGCAACAGGATCCTTACAGTCATTTAATTAGTAATTTATTTTACCAAGCCCCCCAGAatgatgaaggaaaaaaatcatggcATGGAGTGAAATTTAATTGAGCATTGGATAGATCACACACTAAAGTGAAACCTAGTGAATTAATACACACTGGTTCTAGATGAGCAGTTTGGATAAACAGAGCTTTTACCTTGGGTGGGAAATTTCTCCTGTAGACCACGCTTTGAAAGTGAGGCTCTGGAGAACCGTTTTTTGATTggatgctcttattttgaaaatttttaccTCCTTTAGCAATTACAACGGGCTCTATGCACGCCAGGGGGTGGCGTATTTCCGATGGAAAATAAAGCCACTTCACAACTTCCGCCCAATGATACGTGCTAAGCCAAAACGGAGTCTAAACTGtcctatactgccttaatttgtccgtttcgtttttttttctttgtttgtttcgaTTGTTGTTTGCCGTAACTCTACCATCATcacttggcatccaaacatgctaaaatgacgtttcaaaaacaggttaaaagtatTTCTGGACATCGTTACTGCGggctgcaatgtacatcttcagctaaatttaactctcATTGACAGTTAGCTCAGGCAACTCATGCAAACAACGAGTAAACCGCAATGAATTTGCCATCAAACGCCATCCCCTCCCCCtgactggaagtgtgggagccgtctaatgccaaatgcagAAGCAGTTCGTGCATAGAGCCCACTTTATTCCGttgtactttattttgaagggtgtTTAATACTTCCGGCATGCATGGGTTGTTTGAATAAGTTACCTACTTGTGGTGATCGATTGTTGACACCAGTCAGGTGTCCAGAAATTCAGAGGAAGTTGTTTGAGGCAAGATGAATCGAGATAACAGCCAAATCTTTCTCTGTGAGGAATCCATCAATGCTTTAACCCTGATGAGAATTAAATTGGTAACGTAACTTGTGATGCATGCTCGAGATATCTGAATTCGCTTGGaactgatggaggagaaagccaCATTTAAAAGGGGCGGCAGTGATTTGATAGGCTAACAATGAGGAAAAGGAGTAGTGCTATTGGATAGGTGTGACCAGGTGATGTGAACAGCTGATTATGATGTGACAGAGCATGATTGAGGGAGTGCATGAAATAGCTAGTATGAACTACTGCATGGAGAATATagtcttcctgactgaactaagCTTCATTTTAATCAGGAAAGACCAGTGACTGATTTaaagataacattttattttacatgggAGATAATGAATAGTATTTATTAACCTTGTCAGAGAGCATGAACAAGGGAGTGAAATAGTGCAGGAATGAATTACTAAACCCGCATGAAGAATATGGTCTTCCTGACTGAATTTACGCTAAGGTTCATTTAAAACGGAATCCTCTACATATCAAAACCCAGGACAGTAAGACAAGCACTGAATGAAtaagttattttatttactgctataaatacatttaaaacacatttttataaagattTCAACTGAATCACTCACtatgaaattacaaaaaagccaaatttaacACAGAACCTTCATGAGAACTCCGTACTTGATGTAACAGTGGTTGTAACCATTGCTCAACGGAGTATACATGATATCCTGCCAACATGCacttaaaagaaacatttaatcTCAGAGTGTATGTTTTGACCATTTACAACATTTGAGCTTTTATGGAACCCCAAAGGGGacatggaaagaaaaagaaatttcaGGTGTGCATGCAAAACCATTTTAAATGCTCAAGAAAATTTCTTGTGCACACTACAAAATACAGTATTTCAATATCACAAGAGACTCTTGTGCAACACAAGACTTGAGTTAGTTTTTGGAGCACACAACAATCTTTGTTTTCATCCAACGTCTCTTATGTAGCTCTAAAAGCTCTTGacattttgacataaaaataatttttcacaaattaaaaatttttgaaaataccCTGAAAAGAAAGACCTATATTTCAGAAGTATATAAGCAAATACTACTGACGTATAATCCATCAGAAAACAATGATTTGATGACTGCTTCTTTTATGTATTTAATGACCTGTCGGTCAGTTTTAATGACAGCAGGTTTCAGGTGTGTTCTGAATTTTTGTGGTggtgtagctttttttttttttttttttttttttttcttttttttaattattattttttagctTTCAGGACACATTTTCTGTCAAATACATGATATCATATGCACACTAGCATACCATGAGAATGCTGAGCTTTCTACAGAACACTATTTATATGTTTACtgaacaggaaaaaataaagttttcattGCAGTTCAATTAATTAATTGGTTTTATGTCACATCAGCCACACTGCTAATTGCCAAGTCCTAATGCTAAGATGATTCAGCATAACATTTATTGATACATTATTACAAATTTTAAGCAGCATTGTCATTAAATATTGAACGTGTTCAAGTGCAAGTTACAAGTCCAGCTTGTCCATTCAGTAATTATTGCTCTCTTGTGAGTAACCTGACTTTAGAGGATGTTTTAACAATAAGCATGTGACTGTAAGAACAAGGAATTTATGAGAGATCATACATTTTCACTGTGAATATTTGCAAAATCTCAGTGAACTAAAATTGACAAGCGTTAAATAGTGGACCGTTACAATGATTTTAGTAAAAACGAACAGTAACCTCACATTTTTGTATCACATAAATAATCATATCGTATCAATCAACATATCAGTCATTAATTGTAAGTACAGTATGACAATAGACATGCAGAATGGATGTTTTCACACATTCTGAACAAGTACGTATCACATAGTTTATTAAACTGTTGCTCAGTTTTAATCTCAAGTTTTAGCAAGAGTGTAAAGCACAAGCTTCTGTTTTATTCTGCCAGtccttgtttttctcttctggATAGCTTACTCAGGGTACTTTATTACCGGTCAGAGTAAGCCTGTCGACCCGGCGGTAGGAGGATGTAGTGTGTAGCACTGGTCTGTCTGCCATCCTTCAGAATGGGTACAATGCAGGGTGTAGACTGGGCAGCAGGGGTCACCCTTTCACTCTGCTGTCTCTGAAATGCCTTACTCACATATTTTGGGTTAGCAGCAAAACTCTGTGTTGCAGGCATCACACCGTTGATATAAATTGGAAGGCTTTTGGGGCTGGGAGTACGCGGTGGGCAAGGGGGTACTAAGGGGATTCTGGGGGGAATTTTGGGAGGTTTGTCTTCCTCGTTGACACTCAGAGTTTTTAGAAGAGCAAGAGGTTTTGGGGGGATGGGAATACGAAGAGGAACTTTTGGCTTTTCAGCTGGGCAGGTAGTGTTGCTGCTGTAAAGAGGTTGAAAGGCAGTACCTGTGTAGGAATACCGAAGCCTGGATGATTGGTTTTGTTCTGACTGGTCCTCTTTCTGGAAAGTCAAGGACCAGATGTTAGATCCAAACCCATTTTCCATTCCTGTTGCTCTCTCCTCACTACATGGCCAAGAGAAAGCCATGGAGCTAATACCAGCACTGCAACCATGCACCAAGCCCTTCTGGTAGGCGTAATTTACTTGGCCGCTTTCTCTGTTTGTAATCTTGCATGTTGCTTTTGGACAGCTTTTGGGCAAAAGATGCCGTCGGTCACTGATAAAAAACTCTACCTCACTATCAGCTGCCTCATCAGATATAAGCTCCTCAGGGTCAGGCAGAGGTGGAAGGGGTTTTGCTTCTCTCTGGAGGCCTCCTAATATTGTCCGTCTCAGAGAGAAGGGGACCACCTGGTCTTCTTCAAGGGAATGCAGTGTGATATCAGGCCTCTGGCGACAAGTATCATTGTAGAAAGAAGGCTGGGAGGAGGAGAGGTTGCCtgcaaaagggaaaaataatcatGCATAACAAGCTGTTTGCGTGAAATCCTAATTTGAAGCTTCCACGCAGATTATGAAATGTTCCTATCACTACTGTTTCCTTCAGTGCAGTAAAAATTCTCAGAggaagaaacatggaaacaattTACGATGATGAAAAACTCTTAACTCAGGCAGTCATGGTGT
This window of the Cheilinus undulatus linkage group 11, ASM1832078v1, whole genome shotgun sequence genome carries:
- the LOC121517761 gene encoding ERBB receptor feedback inhibitor 1 — encoded protein: MTRSETNYWRQHDLNRACFGLSADMECNLTKHLQQQMSKEFNCNLSSSQPSFYNDTCRQRPDITLHSLEEDQVVPFSLRRTILGGLQREAKPLPPLPDPEELISDEAADSEVEFFISDRRHLLPKSCPKATCKITNRESGQVNYAYQKGLVHGCSAGISSMAFSWPCSEERATGMENGFGSNIWSLTFQKEDQSEQNQSSRLRYSYTGTAFQPLYSSNTTCPAEKPKVPLRIPIPPKPLALLKTLSVNEEDKPPKIPPRIPLVPPCPPRTPSPKSLPIYINGVMPATQSFAANPKYVSKAFQRQQSERVTPAAQSTPCIVPILKDGRQTSATHYILLPPGRQAYSDR